In Lachnospiraceae bacterium, one DNA window encodes the following:
- the gdhA gene encoding NADP-specific glutamate dehydrogenase: MSYVDEIYERVVAQNPGEPEFHQAVKEVLDSLRLVIDANEDKYRKAGILERFTEPERIVSFRVPWVDDNGKVQVNKGYRVQFNSAIGPYKGGLRFHPSVNQGILKFLGFEQTLKNSLTGLPMGGGKGGSNFDPKGKSDREVMAFCQSFMTELYRHIGKDTDVPAGDIGVGGREVGYLFGQYKRLTGLYEGVLTGKGLTFGGSLARTQATGYGLVYMLDEMLKHNGKEIAGKTVLVSGSGNVAIYAVEKAQQYGAKVVAMSDSNGYIYDADGIKLDVVKEIKEVRRGRIKEYAEAVPTAVYTEGKGIWTIPCDIALPCATQNELSLDDAKTLLANGCFAVAEGANMPSTREATDLFVEKKILFMPGKAANAGGVATSGLEQSQNSLRLSWTFEEVDERLHKIMIDIFAKAADAAERYGVPGNYVAGANIAGFEKVVEAMIAQGIV, translated from the coding sequence GGATAAGTACCGCAAGGCTGGTATCCTGGAGCGTTTCACTGAGCCAGAGCGTATTGTTTCTTTCCGTGTACCGTGGGTAGATGACAATGGAAAGGTTCAGGTAAATAAGGGTTACAGAGTACAGTTCAACAGTGCTATCGGACCGTACAAGGGCGGACTTCGTTTCCATCCATCTGTAAACCAGGGTATCTTAAAATTCTTAGGTTTCGAGCAGACTTTGAAGAACTCTCTTACCGGACTTCCTATGGGCGGCGGTAAAGGTGGTTCTAACTTTGATCCTAAGGGCAAATCTGACCGTGAAGTTATGGCATTCTGCCAGAGCTTTATGACAGAGCTGTACCGTCACATTGGAAAGGATACAGACGTTCCTGCAGGTGATATTGGTGTAGGTGGCAGAGAAGTAGGTTATCTGTTTGGACAGTACAAGAGACTGACTGGTTTATATGAAGGCGTTTTAACCGGTAAGGGCTTAACCTTTGGTGGTTCTTTAGCAAGAACCCAGGCAACAGGATATGGCCTTGTATACATGTTAGACGAGATGTTAAAGCACAACGGCAAGGAGATCGCAGGAAAGACTGTTCTGGTTTCCGGTTCCGGTAATGTTGCTATTTACGCAGTTGAGAAGGCTCAGCAGTACGGCGCTAAGGTTGTAGCAATGAGCGATTCCAACGGCTATATCTACGATGCAGACGGCATTAAGTTAGATGTTGTTAAGGAGATCAAGGAAGTACGCAGAGGACGTATCAAAGAGTACGCAGAGGCTGTTCCTACCGCTGTTTATACAGAAGGTAAGGGAATCTGGACCATTCCTTGCGATATCGCACTTCCATGTGCAACCCAGAACGAACTGAGCTTAGATGATGCTAAGACTCTTTTAGCAAATGGCTGCTTCGCAGTTGCTGAAGGTGCTAACATGCCTTCTACAAGAGAAGCTACAGACCTGTTTGTTGAGAAGAAGATCCTGTTCATGCCTGGTAAGGCAGCTAACGCAGGCGGCGTTGCTACTTCCGGTCTGGAGCAGAGCCAGAACTCCTTAAGACTGTCCTGGACCTTTGAAGAAGTTGATGAGAGACTGCACAAGATCATGATCGACATCTTCGCAAAGGCAGCAGATGCAGCTGAAAGATACGGAGTACCTGGAAACTATGTAGCAGGTGCAAATATTGCCGGATTTGAGAAGGTAGTAGAGGCTATGATCGCTCAGGGTATTGTATAA